The following coding sequences are from one Tachysurus vachellii isolate PV-2020 chromosome 7, HZAU_Pvac_v1, whole genome shotgun sequence window:
- the rnf182 gene encoding E3 ubiquitin-protein ligase RNF182 gives MMSKLPEDVVDGLSTEELECKICYCAYNLSSRRPKMLKCCHRLCSKCLAKILNMGESPPNSVVCPFCRYVTDLPGEACGSLPDDYNLLTVLSIQNQYLKGSQSEILLTPRRLNSPVGHSASATPSSLCSNYVVIAIMESPQECAISADHHFSSLDSMASVTRRCTVWNCMMLLCHALATILVWVVGLLYFSSLPTGVYLIIMKKTTLGVLMISLVPVSLLIIIIYGMCRCVCHEFWDCLRPP, from the coding sequence ATGATGAGTAAACTACCTGAGGACGTGGTGGATGGGTTGAGCACTGAGGAGCTGGAGTGTAAAATCTGCTATTGTGCTTACAATCTTTCCAGTCGGCGACCAAAAATGCTTAAGTGCTGCCATCGTTTGTGCTCCAAATGCCTGGCAAAAATCCTCAATATGGGTGAATCACCTCCGAACTCAGTGGTCTGCCCTTTCTGCCGCTATGTTACTGATCTTCCTGGAGAAGCCTGTGGAAGTCTACCAGATGACTACAACTTGTTGACTGTGCTGTCCATCCAAAACCAATACCTGAAGGGTAGCCAGAGTGAGATTTTGCTTACTCCCAGACGTTTAAATTCTCCAGTGGGTCACTCAGCATCGGCAACGCCTTCGTCTCTATGCTCCAACTACGTGGTCATCGCTATTATGGAATCACCACAGGAGTGTGCCATTTCAGCAGATCACCACTTCTCCAGCCTGGACTCCATGGCCTCGGTGACACGACGGTGCACAGTGTGGAACTGTATGATGCTGCTGTGTCATGCATTGGCCACAATTTTGGTGTGGGTCGTGGGACTGTTGTATTTCAGCTCTCTGCCAACAGGAGTCTACTTAATTATCATGAAGAAGACCACTCTGGGAGTTCTGATGATCAGTCTAGTGCCTGTCAGCCTGctcatcatcattatatatGGAATGTGCCGGTGTGTGTGCCATGAGTTTTGGGACTGTTTAAGACCACCTTAA